One stretch of Streptomyces sp. R21 DNA includes these proteins:
- a CDS encoding alpha/beta hydrolase, which translates to MLSTHRRCALVGTATLALLGAGLPAVSAAADDGPDLSRFYGQKIKWSACRGEEMPKDLQCGKVTVPLDYAKPAGGTLDVALARYRATGKSRGSVLLNFGGPGGAGVSELAAGGKDFMDLTNGYDVVTFDPRGVGQSSPVSCGDGADAAADPANAGADDGDPQATLKALQKAAAACTKHSGPVLRHIGTVNASRDMDVMRQALGDKKLNYLGFSYGTRLGAVYAAQFPKKVGRMVLDGVDTLTEPLSEQGLVSAEGQQTALEDFITWCAKDVACPFGQDVRTAQQQVVRLVDSLDEDPVPTDFGQQFSGQDLVGSIGQALYSEQLWPTLEQALASLVQDGDTRDLMQLSGGASLPDIRRTATAPADGGGLVDAQDVPLDNLPAALMAINCADDPDRPTAGQVTRDLDALRAEYERVSPVFGPYRLTEVLMCYGRPKGTDYIRDKVRDLHTAKMLLVGTRGDPATPYRWTVETAERLGSSAVVLDNKGEGHTGYASSKCVHRKVDDFLLYGSLPHSGSSCGSDD; encoded by the coding sequence ATGCTGTCCACGCACAGACGCTGCGCGCTCGTCGGAACCGCGACGCTGGCCCTGCTGGGGGCCGGACTTCCGGCGGTGTCCGCGGCCGCCGACGACGGCCCCGATCTGTCCCGCTTCTACGGCCAGAAGATCAAGTGGTCGGCCTGCCGGGGCGAGGAGATGCCCAAGGATCTGCAGTGCGGGAAGGTGACCGTCCCCCTCGACTACGCCAAGCCTGCCGGCGGCACGCTCGACGTGGCGCTGGCCCGCTACCGGGCGACCGGAAAGTCACGGGGGTCGGTGCTGCTGAACTTCGGCGGCCCGGGCGGCGCCGGAGTCAGCGAACTCGCCGCCGGGGGCAAGGACTTCATGGACCTCACGAACGGCTACGACGTGGTCACCTTCGATCCCCGCGGCGTAGGCCAGTCCTCCCCCGTCAGCTGCGGCGACGGCGCCGACGCGGCCGCGGACCCGGCGAACGCGGGCGCCGACGACGGTGACCCGCAGGCCACGCTCAAGGCGCTGCAGAAGGCCGCCGCCGCGTGCACGAAGCACTCCGGGCCGGTCCTGCGGCACATCGGCACGGTCAACGCCTCGCGGGACATGGACGTGATGCGCCAGGCGCTCGGCGACAAGAAGCTCAACTACCTCGGATTCTCGTACGGCACACGTCTGGGCGCGGTGTACGCGGCGCAGTTCCCCAAGAAGGTGGGCCGGATGGTGCTCGACGGCGTGGACACGCTCACCGAGCCCCTTTCCGAGCAGGGGCTGGTGAGTGCCGAGGGGCAGCAGACCGCCCTGGAGGACTTCATCACCTGGTGCGCCAAGGACGTGGCCTGTCCGTTCGGCCAGGACGTGCGCACCGCACAGCAGCAGGTCGTCCGGCTGGTCGACTCCCTGGACGAGGATCCGGTCCCGACGGACTTCGGGCAGCAGTTCTCCGGCCAGGACCTCGTGGGCTCCATCGGCCAGGCGCTCTACAGCGAGCAGCTGTGGCCCACTCTCGAACAGGCCCTCGCCTCCCTCGTCCAGGACGGCGACACCCGCGACCTGATGCAGCTGTCGGGTGGCGCCTCGCTGCCGGACATCCGCCGGACCGCCACGGCGCCGGCCGACGGCGGCGGACTCGTCGACGCGCAGGACGTTCCGCTCGACAACCTCCCCGCCGCGCTGATGGCCATCAACTGCGCGGACGACCCCGACCGGCCGACCGCCGGCCAGGTCACCAGGGATCTCGACGCGCTGCGCGCCGAGTACGAGCGGGTGTCGCCGGTCTTCGGCCCGTACCGGCTCACCGAGGTGCTGATGTGTTACGGCCGCCCCAAGGGGACGGACTACATCCGCGACAAGGTGCGTGACCTGCACACCGCGAAGATGCTCCTGGTCGGCACCCGCGGCGATCCCGCGACGCCGTACCGCTGGACCGTGGAGACCGCCGAGCGGCTCGGCTCCTCGGCCGTCGTGCTGGACAACAAGGGCGAGGGTCACACGGGGTACGCGTCCTCCAAGTGCGTGCACCGCAAGGTCGACGACTTCCTCCTGTACGGCTCCCTGCCGCACAGCGGCAGTTCCTGTGGCTCGGACGACTGA
- a CDS encoding chaplin: protein MKRVTRNGLIAAAAASGAMAVTMPVYADSAADGGTAASPGLISGDTIQLPVHVPVNVCGNTVNVIGLLNPAAGNTCANTGGRHRTGHGGTSADGGGASAHGGAQDSPGVLSGNGVQLPVHLPVNVSGNSVNVVGIGDAAVGNESTNTSTPGGHPHHPGTPAPKPRPPKKHIPAKPPRPVAAPPASSSLAHTGSDQMLPAVAGSAVLLLGGTVLYRRFRPVRHAEPTQ from the coding sequence ATGAAACGGGTTACCCGAAATGGTTTGATCGCCGCGGCCGCCGCCTCGGGGGCGATGGCAGTCACGATGCCGGTGTACGCCGACTCCGCCGCGGACGGCGGCACGGCGGCCTCACCCGGGCTGATCTCCGGCGACACCATCCAGCTCCCGGTGCACGTGCCCGTCAACGTGTGCGGGAACACCGTGAACGTGATCGGGCTCCTCAATCCGGCCGCGGGCAACACCTGCGCCAACACGGGCGGGCGCCACCGCACGGGCCACGGCGGCACCTCGGCCGACGGCGGCGGCGCCTCCGCGCACGGCGGCGCGCAGGACTCGCCCGGCGTGCTGTCCGGCAACGGCGTTCAACTCCCGGTGCACCTGCCGGTGAACGTGAGCGGCAACTCCGTGAACGTGGTCGGCATCGGCGACGCGGCCGTGGGCAACGAGTCCACGAACACCTCCACGCCCGGCGGTCATCCCCACCACCCCGGCACGCCCGCTCCGAAACCACGGCCGCCGAAGAAGCACATCCCCGCGAAGCCGCCGCGGCCTGTCGCCGCGCCGCCCGCGTCGTCGTCCCTCGCGCACACGGGTAGCGACCAGATGCTGCCCGCCGTCGCCGGGAGCGCCGTGCTGCTGCTGGGCGGGACGGTGCTCTACCGGCGCTTCCGGCCGGTCCGGCACGCGGAGCCGACGCAGTGA
- a CDS encoding GlsB/YeaQ/YmgE family stress response membrane protein has translation MEISGVISAILIGIVIGVLGRLAVPGRQRIGILWTIMIGIIAAFIGTGIASGLDVANTKGVDWIEWIIQIALAAFGVAALSKVKLHR, from the coding sequence ATGGAAATCTCCGGCGTCATCAGCGCCATTCTCATCGGCATCGTGATCGGTGTCCTCGGCCGGCTCGCCGTTCCGGGACGCCAGCGCATCGGCATCCTGTGGACGATCATGATCGGCATCATCGCCGCGTTCATCGGCACCGGCATCGCGTCCGGTCTCGACGTCGCGAACACCAAGGGCGTCGACTGGATCGAGTGGATCATCCAGATCGCCCTCGCCGCGTTCGGTGTCGCCGCGCTCAGCAAGGTCAAGCTGCACCGCTGA
- a CDS encoding VOC family protein, which produces MASLVHHVTIDCADTYRLGTFWAEVLDTKIGDDDQPGDPEALVEAGGVSILFVAVPDGKTVKNRIHFDIQPTDRSRDEEVERLLALGATPVADHRRPDGTGWVTLADIEGNEFCVERSAAERAATTS; this is translated from the coding sequence ATGGCATCTCTTGTGCACCACGTGACCATCGACTGCGCGGACACCTACCGGCTCGGCACCTTCTGGGCCGAGGTACTGGACACCAAGATCGGCGACGACGACCAACCCGGCGACCCCGAGGCCCTGGTGGAGGCCGGGGGCGTCTCGATCCTGTTCGTCGCCGTTCCCGACGGCAAGACGGTCAAGAACCGTATCCACTTCGACATCCAGCCCACGGACCGCTCGCGCGACGAGGAGGTCGAGCGCCTGCTCGCCCTCGGCGCGACACCCGTCGCCGACCACCGGCGTCCCGACGGCACGGGCTGGGTCACCCTCGCCGACATCGAGGGCAATGAGTTCTGCGTCGAGCGCAGCGCCGCCGAGCGGGCCGCCACGACGTCCTGA
- a CDS encoding lysyl oxidase family protein, with amino-acid sequence MTNQQHRTRLKRPALAAAAALTVVAAGAWAAPGAESAPSNTAAKPKLKLIAASKSVTLDRWEGDTGVYLDLGTYVTVDDVPLEFKVTRKSYKDPVVAKQIIRDGTTTRTRTLPAGLVKDFSGLPGFLNVSIKNAAGHEVTKSKGTYCPNNASGRIRPDAPATSKYPESCSTNPFTLGSVWGVEKGWASNSSTVDYDNPVDLPAGEYTAKVSVAKKYRDLFGIPDNRPTIKVTVRQMADGGGGEGVVSHSSGHHAAGHGAHSAHSAAHYGPRGADAPTPPSLSHALEGRGMAHHLGDGAGHTDGSRIAPALKSNAARPTGRAGVPANVPKPDLRSLPAWDIAVTDGEDGDVPGKDYLAFSANVWNAGPAPLVVDGFRSPGKEKMDSYQYFYDAAGKQVGYTPSGTMEWDPRVGHEHWHFTDFASYRLLNADQTQQERSGKEAFCLANTDAIDYTVKNANWHPYNTDLSTACGERNSISVREVLDVGSGDTYTQYRPGQSFDITGLANGTYYIEVIANPEKRLQETNLNNNISLRKVILGGTPGARTVTVPPYDLINAP; translated from the coding sequence ATGACCAATCAGCAACACCGCACACGCCTGAAGCGTCCGGCGCTCGCCGCGGCGGCCGCGCTCACCGTCGTGGCCGCCGGGGCCTGGGCGGCTCCCGGAGCCGAATCGGCCCCTTCGAACACGGCGGCCAAGCCGAAGCTCAAGCTGATCGCCGCGTCGAAGTCCGTGACGCTCGACCGCTGGGAGGGGGACACCGGGGTCTACCTCGACCTCGGTACGTACGTCACGGTCGACGACGTGCCGCTGGAGTTCAAGGTGACCCGGAAGTCGTACAAGGATCCCGTCGTCGCCAAACAGATCATCCGCGACGGAACGACCACGCGGACCAGAACACTGCCCGCCGGACTGGTGAAGGACTTCTCGGGGCTGCCCGGCTTCCTCAACGTGTCCATCAAGAACGCGGCCGGCCATGAAGTGACGAAGTCCAAGGGCACCTACTGCCCGAACAACGCCTCCGGGCGGATCCGGCCGGACGCCCCGGCCACGTCGAAATACCCGGAGAGCTGCTCCACCAACCCGTTCACGCTGGGCTCGGTGTGGGGTGTCGAGAAGGGCTGGGCGTCCAACTCCAGCACGGTCGACTACGACAACCCGGTGGACCTCCCGGCGGGGGAGTACACGGCCAAGGTCTCGGTGGCCAAGAAGTACCGTGACCTGTTCGGCATTCCCGACAACCGCCCCACCATCAAGGTGACGGTGCGTCAGATGGCTGACGGGGGTGGCGGGGAGGGGGTCGTGTCGCACTCCTCAGGCCATCACGCAGCCGGTCACGGGGCGCACTCCGCCCACTCCGCCGCGCACTACGGTCCCCGTGGTGCCGACGCGCCCACCCCGCCGTCCCTGTCCCACGCGCTCGAAGGCCGCGGCATGGCACACCACTTGGGTGACGGAGCGGGCCACACCGACGGCTCGCGCATCGCGCCCGCGCTGAAGTCGAACGCCGCACGGCCCACCGGCCGGGCGGGCGTCCCGGCCAACGTGCCCAAGCCGGACCTGCGTTCACTGCCCGCCTGGGACATCGCCGTCACCGACGGCGAGGACGGGGACGTGCCCGGCAAGGACTATCTGGCGTTCAGTGCCAACGTCTGGAACGCCGGACCCGCCCCGCTCGTCGTGGACGGATTCCGCAGCCCCGGCAAGGAAAAGATGGACTCCTACCAGTACTTCTACGACGCCGCGGGCAAGCAGGTCGGGTACACGCCCAGCGGCACCATGGAGTGGGACCCGCGGGTGGGTCACGAGCACTGGCACTTCACGGACTTCGCCAGCTACCGGCTGCTGAACGCGGACCAGACCCAGCAGGAGCGCAGCGGCAAGGAGGCGTTCTGCCTGGCCAACACCGACGCGATCGACTACACGGTGAAGAATGCCAACTGGCACCCGTACAACACCGATCTGTCGACCGCCTGCGGTGAGCGGAACTCGATCTCCGTCCGCGAGGTCCTCGACGTCGGCTCCGGCGACACCTACACCCAGTACCGCCCCGGCCAGTCCTTCGACATCACCGGCCTGGCGAACGGCACGTACTACATCGAGGTGATCGCCAACCCCGAGAAGCGGCTCCAGGAGACCAATCTCAACAACAACATCTCCCTCCGCAAGGTCATTCTCGGCGGTACACCGGGCGCCCGGACGGTCACCGTGCCGCCGTACGACCTGATCAACGCCCCGTAG
- a CDS encoding cellulase family glycosylhydrolase: protein MRTTRSTTRKRSLARLLTGLVTLLGLVALGVLSPTLAQARPQTPDVQATGLHISNGRLLEGNGNDFIMRGVNHAHTWYPSRTTKSLADIKALGANTVRVVLADGHRWTKNSAADVSDIVAQCKANRLICVLEVHDTTGYGEDSAAGTLDEAADYWIGLKDVLAGQENYVIINIGNEPWGNTNPAGWTDPTIAAIKKLRNAGLQHTIMVDAPNWGQDWQGVMRANAQSVYDADTTGNLIFSIHMYSVFDTAQEITDYLNAFVNAKLPIVIGEFGGPADQYGDPDEDTMMATAEQLKLGYIAWSWSGNTDPILDLAINFDPTQLSSWGQRAFNGAGGIARTSKEATIYGGGGPGDTQAPTTPGTPTASAVTATSVTLTWAAATDNVGVTGYDIVRVSGGSETTVAASTTNTASLTGLTADTAYTFAVYAHDAAGNRSARSATVNVTTDKGSGTPGTACSVGYRVVGEWPGGFQGEIILHNTGTATLNGWKLAFAFAGGQTVSNMWGGTPTQSGGTVSVVPASYTSTIPAAGSVTLGFIAAKGATNTAPTTFTLNGSTCTTA, encoded by the coding sequence GTGAGAACAACAAGAAGCACGACACGAAAGCGTTCGTTGGCCCGCCTCCTGACGGGACTGGTCACGCTCCTCGGGCTCGTCGCCCTCGGCGTTCTCAGTCCGACCCTTGCCCAGGCCCGGCCCCAGACGCCCGACGTCCAGGCCACCGGCCTCCACATCAGCAACGGCCGCCTGCTGGAGGGCAACGGCAACGACTTCATCATGCGGGGCGTCAACCACGCCCACACCTGGTACCCGAGCAGGACGACGAAGTCGCTGGCCGACATCAAGGCGCTCGGCGCCAACACCGTCCGCGTCGTCCTCGCCGACGGTCACCGCTGGACCAAGAACAGCGCCGCGGACGTCTCTGACATCGTTGCCCAGTGCAAGGCGAACCGGCTCATCTGCGTGCTGGAGGTGCACGACACCACCGGATACGGCGAGGACAGCGCGGCCGGCACGCTCGACGAGGCGGCCGACTACTGGATCGGCCTCAAGGACGTTCTCGCCGGCCAGGAGAACTACGTCATCATCAACATCGGCAACGAGCCCTGGGGCAACACCAATCCCGCCGGGTGGACCGACCCCACCATCGCCGCGATCAAGAAGCTGCGCAACGCCGGGCTGCAGCACACGATCATGGTGGACGCCCCCAACTGGGGCCAGGACTGGCAAGGCGTGATGCGCGCCAACGCCCAGTCCGTGTACGACGCCGACACCACCGGCAACCTGATCTTCTCGATCCACATGTACAGCGTGTTCGACACCGCACAGGAGATCACCGACTACCTGAACGCGTTCGTCAACGCCAAACTGCCCATCGTCATCGGTGAGTTCGGCGGACCCGCGGATCAGTACGGCGATCCGGACGAGGACACCATGATGGCCACCGCCGAGCAGCTCAAGCTCGGCTACATCGCCTGGTCCTGGAGCGGCAACACCGACCCGATCCTCGACCTGGCCATCAACTTCGATCCCACGCAGCTGAGTTCCTGGGGCCAGCGCGCCTTCAACGGCGCAGGCGGCATCGCCCGGACGTCCAAGGAAGCAACCATCTACGGAGGCGGCGGCCCCGGCGACACCCAGGCGCCGACCACCCCCGGCACCCCGACCGCCTCTGCCGTCACGGCCACCTCCGTCACCCTCACCTGGGCCGCGGCCACCGACAACGTCGGCGTCACCGGCTACGACATCGTCCGCGTCAGCGGCGGCTCCGAGACCACGGTCGCGGCCTCCACCACGAACACCGCCTCCCTGACCGGCCTCACCGCCGACACGGCGTACACCTTCGCCGTCTACGCCCACGACGCGGCAGGCAACCGCTCGGCCCGCTCCGCCACGGTGAACGTCACCACCGACAAGGGCAGCGGCACTCCGGGCACGGCCTGCTCCGTCGGCTATCGCGTTGTGGGCGAATGGCCGGGCGGGTTCCAGGGGGAGATCATCCTCCACAACACCGGCACCGCCACCCTCAACGGCTGGAAGCTCGCCTTCGCCTTCGCAGGCGGCCAGACGGTGTCCAATATGTGGGGAGGAACGCCCACCCAGAGCGGCGGCACGGTGAGCGTCGTCCCTGCCTCCTACACCTCCACCATCCCGGCCGCCGGCTCGGTCACCCTCGGCTTCATCGCCGCCAAGGGCGCCACCAACACGGCCCCGACCACGTTCACCCTCAACGGCAGCACCTGCACCACCGCTTGA
- a CDS encoding MFS transporter — protein sequence MLMTVLDGSIVTVAMPAIQKDLDFTPAGLSWVVNAYLIAFAGLLLLSGRLGDLLGRKRMFLTGTAVFTGASLLAGAAGSPTVLIAARFLQGVGSAMASAVSLGILVTLFTEPRERARAIAVFSFTGAAGASIGQVLGGILTDTLGWHWIFIINLPIGLAALAVAVPALPADRGLGLRAGADISGAFLVTSGLMLGVYTVIKVEAYGWTSLHTLGLGGLSLLLLAGFAARQAVAKTPLMPLRILRSRTVVGANLVQLLMVAGLFSFQILVALYLQQVQGYGASRTGFAMLPAAVVIGIVSLGVSSRLIGRFGERGVLLAGLALLTALLALLIRVPVHASYAVDLLPVMLLAAGFGLALPALTGLGMSGADERDAGLTSGLFNTTQQIGMALGVAVLSTLAAGRTKARLSAGAPRSEALTSGYHLAFAVATGLLLTAFVVAYAVLGRRPAGSRQDAVPATASTTS from the coding sequence ATGCTGATGACAGTGCTGGACGGCAGCATCGTCACGGTGGCCATGCCGGCCATCCAGAAGGACCTCGACTTCACGCCTGCGGGACTGAGTTGGGTGGTCAACGCCTATCTGATCGCCTTCGCCGGGCTGCTGCTCCTGTCCGGCCGGCTCGGTGATCTCCTGGGCCGCAAGCGCATGTTCCTCACCGGCACCGCCGTCTTCACCGGCGCCTCCCTCCTCGCCGGAGCGGCCGGTTCGCCCACCGTCCTGATCGCCGCGCGGTTTCTGCAGGGCGTCGGCAGCGCGATGGCCTCCGCGGTGAGCCTCGGCATCCTGGTCACCCTGTTCACCGAGCCGCGTGAACGCGCCCGCGCCATCGCGGTGTTCAGCTTCACCGGCGCGGCAGGCGCCTCGATCGGGCAGGTGCTCGGCGGTATTCTGACCGACACCCTCGGCTGGCACTGGATCTTCATCATCAACCTGCCGATCGGCCTCGCGGCCCTCGCGGTCGCCGTACCCGCCCTGCCCGCGGACCGCGGCCTGGGTCTCCGCGCAGGCGCCGACATCAGTGGGGCGTTCCTCGTCACCTCCGGACTCATGCTCGGCGTCTACACGGTCATCAAGGTCGAGGCGTATGGCTGGACTTCACTCCACACCCTCGGCCTCGGCGGCCTGTCGCTGCTGCTGCTCGCGGGCTTCGCCGCACGGCAGGCCGTCGCGAAGACACCGCTCATGCCGCTGCGAATCCTTCGTTCCCGCACCGTCGTGGGGGCCAACCTCGTCCAACTCCTCATGGTGGCCGGGCTGTTCTCCTTCCAGATCCTGGTCGCGCTGTATCTCCAGCAGGTGCAGGGTTACGGAGCCTCCAGGACCGGATTCGCCATGCTGCCCGCCGCCGTGGTGATCGGTATCGTCTCGCTCGGTGTCTCCTCGCGCCTGATCGGACGCTTCGGCGAGCGCGGTGTCCTGCTGGCCGGACTGGCCCTCCTGACCGCCCTGTTGGCGCTGCTGATCCGGGTGCCCGTCCATGCGTCGTACGCCGTCGATCTGCTCCCCGTGATGCTGCTCGCCGCGGGCTTCGGCCTCGCACTGCCCGCGCTCACCGGACTCGGTATGTCGGGGGCGGACGAGCGGGACGCCGGACTCACCTCGGGCCTGTTCAACACCACCCAGCAGATAGGGATGGCGCTCGGCGTCGCCGTCCTCTCCACCCTCGCCGCAGGCCGCACCAAGGCCCGGCTGAGCGCGGGCGCCCCGAGGTCCGAGGCGCTCACCAGCGGCTACCACCTGGCCTTCGCCGTCGCCACCGGACTGCTCCTCACCGCGTTCGTGGTCGCCTACGCGGTCCTGGGCCGGCGTCCCGCCGGGTCCCGCCAGGACGCGGTCCCCGCAACCGCCTCGACGACGTCCTGA
- a CDS encoding MarR family winged helix-turn-helix transcriptional regulator, whose amino-acid sequence MTALSPASPARTAPDLSFFLDHTSHVLRTRMAAALAEVGLTARMHCVLVHAVGEERTQAQLAEIGDMDKTTMVVTVDALEKAGLAERRPSSTDRRARIIAVTDEGAKAAVRSQEIVDRVHREALADFSDTDRETFLRLLGALTEGPLAAPSEAPQQARRARQRS is encoded by the coding sequence ATGACCGCCCTGAGCCCGGCCTCCCCGGCCCGTACCGCGCCCGATCTCTCCTTCTTCCTGGACCACACCAGCCATGTCCTGCGGACGCGGATGGCGGCCGCCCTCGCAGAGGTGGGTCTGACGGCGCGTATGCACTGCGTTCTCGTCCATGCCGTGGGCGAGGAGCGGACCCAGGCGCAGCTCGCCGAGATCGGTGACATGGACAAGACCACGATGGTCGTCACGGTGGACGCTCTGGAGAAGGCGGGCCTCGCCGAACGCCGCCCCTCCAGCACGGACCGGCGGGCGCGGATCATCGCGGTGACGGACGAGGGCGCGAAGGCGGCCGTACGCAGCCAGGAGATCGTCGACCGCGTGCACCGGGAAGCCCTGGCGGACTTCTCCGACACCGACCGCGAGACGTTCCTGCGCCTCCTCGGCGCCCTGACCGAGGGCCCGCTCGCCGCCCCGTCGGAGGCCCCGCAGCAGGCACGCCGGGCGCGGCAGCGGAGTTAG
- a CDS encoding sodium-dependent transporter: MHNPTDRLSPTDRATGWLRRRLGRAMALAYVLALMAPGPGLWLRHAHGLPLDGTHELPLPSTSLLLGLVLFSAGLQVPAQALGQLLRRPRTLLAGLVLHVLAPLLIIPLVAFLLRWTPDSDGGSGLITAMIMLLAMPVAAGATVWTGKGQGDQPTMVGLVLVSTLLSPLTLPVTVQALAPLLHGEYVGTVEAAGQTANSGFTLTGVVLPCAAGLACRLVMTRPGLARPGLARRGLARPGRARRGPSRPGLARPWLSRLLSAVVPTAMLGSLVLTYANAAGALGSFLAHPRPLLLTAALAVAAVVCTLSFATGRIAARVLRLDAPAASSLTLACGMNNSSASAVLITNALPDKPHLLLPVLAYGLLQKTAANRVVRVHPRLPPPGSRPG; this comes from the coding sequence GTGCACAACCCGACCGACCGCCTCTCCCCCACTGACCGTGCGACCGGGTGGCTGCGCCGACGCCTCGGCCGGGCCATGGCCCTCGCCTACGTGCTCGCCCTCATGGCACCCGGCCCCGGCCTCTGGCTGCGCCACGCGCATGGCCTGCCGCTCGACGGCACCCACGAACTTCCCCTGCCGAGCACCTCGTTACTGCTGGGCCTGGTCCTGTTCTCCGCCGGACTCCAGGTCCCCGCGCAGGCGCTGGGACAGCTCCTGCGCCGGCCGAGAACACTGCTGGCGGGACTCGTCCTGCATGTGCTGGCCCCGCTGCTGATCATTCCGCTCGTCGCGTTCCTGCTGCGGTGGACTCCCGACTCCGACGGCGGCAGCGGTCTGATCACCGCCATGATCATGCTCCTCGCCATGCCGGTCGCCGCCGGGGCCACCGTATGGACCGGCAAAGGTCAGGGCGACCAGCCGACGATGGTGGGGCTGGTCCTCGTGTCCACCTTGCTCAGTCCTCTCACCCTCCCCGTCACCGTCCAGGCGCTTGCCCCGCTGCTCCACGGCGAGTACGTGGGCACCGTGGAAGCGGCCGGACAGACGGCGAACAGCGGCTTCACGCTGACCGGGGTGGTGCTGCCCTGCGCGGCGGGACTCGCGTGCCGACTCGTCATGACACGTCCTGGACTCGCACGTCCTGGACTTGCACGTCGCGGACTCGCACGTCCTGGCCGCGCCCGTCGCGGACCATCGCGTCCCGGACTTGCCCGTCCCTGGCTGAGCCGCCTGCTGAGCGCCGTCGTCCCGACGGCGATGCTCGGTTCGCTCGTCCTGACGTACGCCAACGCCGCCGGCGCCCTGGGATCCTTTCTCGCCCACCCGCGCCCGCTCCTGCTCACCGCCGCCTTGGCCGTCGCCGCGGTGGTGTGCACTCTGTCCTTCGCCACGGGCCGCATCGCGGCGCGTGTCCTGCGCCTCGACGCCCCGGCCGCCTCCTCCCTCACCCTCGCGTGCGGAATGAACAACAGCAGCGCGAGCGCGGTTCTGATCACCAACGCACTGCCCGACAAACCTCATCTGCTGCTGCCGGTTCTCGCGTACGGGTTGCTGCAGAAGACGGCCGCGAACCGGGTCGTGCGCGTACACCCCCGCCTCCCGCCTCCCGGCTCCCGGCCCGGCTAA